One Pseudobutyrivibrio xylanivorans genomic window, TATTCTAAACATCCCGTATGTAGCCATTGGCTTATTTGCTACGAATTTCGGTGAAGCCTGGCGAATAGCAGAAGGGATGAATGCTTCAGAAAAGCTCCAGGGCTTGATCCTTGGAGGAGGATTTCAGGAGGCATTTTCTAATCCATTGCCGAGCTTACATCCTTTTGATTTACTTATTGGTTTTGTCTGCGGTGCAGCACTAAGACTTGCAGTTTATCTCAAGGGTAAGAACGCTAAGAAGTATCGGCATGGCGAAGAATATGGTTCGGCTAGATGGGGGAAGCCCTCCGACATAGAACCATTCAAAGATCCTGATCCGAAGAATAATGTGATTCTATCCCAGACGGAGCAGATTACACTAAGTTCCAGACCATCACAGCCAAAGTACGCAAGAAATAAGAATGTGCTGGTTGTAGGTGGTTCCGGCTCAGGTAAAACTAGGTTTTTTATTAAGCCGAACTTGCTACAGTGTGACAGTAAGGATTATCCCTGTTCTTTTGTAGTAACAGATCCTAAGGGAAGTGTGGTTCTGGAATGTGGTAATGCGCTTGTGAAGAAGGGGTATCGAATCAAGATTTTCAATACCATCAACTTCAACAAGAGCATGCATTACAATCCTTTCGCTTATATTCATAGTGAGAAGGACATCTTAAAGCTTGTAACTACACTGATTGCCAATACCAAAGGTGAAGGAAAAGGCGGGGATGAGTTCTGGGAGAAGGCTGAGAAATTGCTGTATTCAGCGCTTATAGGCTATATCCATTATGAGGCTCCGCTTGAGGAGCAGAACTTCACAACTCTTCTTGAAATGATCAATGCAATGGAGGTTAGAGAAGATGATGAGGAGTTCAAAAACGCAGTAGATATGCTCTTTGATGATCTGGAAGAAAAAGATCCAAATCATTTTGCAGTTCGCCAATATAAGAAATACAAATTGGCGGCTGGAAAGACAGCAAAATCAATCCTTGTAAGCTGTGGTGCCAGATTGGCTCCGTTTGATATCAAGGAGCTTCGAGAGATTACAGCTTATGATGAATTACAACTGGATACTATCGGTGATAAGAAAACGGCGTTGTTTCTGATTATGTCAGATACAGACGCCACTTTTAATTTCCTAATATCTATGGTGTATACGCAGCTGTTTAATCTACTTTGTGAGAAGGCTGATGATGTTTACGGTGGAAGGCTTCCGGTCCATGTAAGGTGCCTTGTAGATGAGTGCGCCAATATCGGACAGATTCCTAACCTAGAAAAACTTGTGGCAACTATCAGATCCCGTGAGATTAGTGCCTGCCTGGTACTTCAGGCTAAATCACAGCTTAAGGCAATCTACAAAGATAATGCTGATACCATTATCGGTAACATGGATTCACAGATCTTCCTTGGTGGAACTGAGAAGACAACGCTTAAGGATCTTACAGAGATTCTTGGCAAGGAAACCATTGATATGTACACCACAGGAAACACCAAGGGCTCCCAGGAGTCCTACAACATGAATTATCAGAAGCTTGGCAAAGAGCTGATGAGCATGGATGAGCTTGCTGTTATGGATGGCAGTAAATGTATCGTGCAGGTGAGAGGTGTGAGACCTTTTCTTTCAGATAAGTATGACCTGACAAAGCATCCAAACTATCCGCTGACTGCAGATTATGACAAGAAGAACTGGTTTGACATTGAGAAATATCTTAACAGAAAGCTTGTCCTACATCCAAATGATGAATACGAAGTATTTAACGATGCCTAGGCTAATGGAGTATAAGAGAAGAAATTTTTCACTGACATTTTTAAAATTCATCCCGTATAATTGAGGATGAGTTATTTAACTTATATTTAATATATTCGCTGGAGGAATGAGATTCATGAAATTTGCTATGTTACTGTGGAGTTTTGGATTTTTTGAGTAACTACCATATCTTTTAAATAACAGAATCAATGTAGCAAAGGAGATTATAGATATGGAATTTAATAAAGTTATTCAGAAAAGAGAGTCTGTTCGTAAGTATAGCGATACAAAGCCAACAGAAGATCAAGTGAAATATATTCTGGAAGCAGGGCGCTTAGCACCAACAGCTTTTAATAAACAACCACAACGAGTGTATATACTAAAAAGTGGAGAAGCTCTTCAGAAGATGGACAGTGTTCATCCATGCCGTTATGGAGCACCGATGGTAATTCTAGTATGTTCCGATAAAAATGCTGCAAGTAATTTTCAGGGTGGAAATAGCTATTTGACAGATGGTGTTATTGCAGCAACACATATGATGCTGGCAGCAACAGATATAGGATTGGATACATGTTGGGCTGGAGTGAATGATGTTCTTAAAACACAGAATGTTTTTGATTTGCCAGAAAACATCTATCCTATTTGTTTCCTGGATTTGGGATTTCGCGCTAGCGATTTCAAAGGTGTATCTAGCGATAAAAAAAGAAATCCAATTGATTCAATGGTAACTATTTTATAAAAAATTGCGGCGTAGCCAAAGGGCGATTGAAAAGCAGGAGTCATAACCTGCCGCCGTATTTACTCCTGTAGAGGAGTATAGCGGAAGATTCCGCGTTAATTAATGCAGCGCTGTGCCGGAAAAGTCACTGCAGAAGACATCCGGCTTACAACTGAATATGGAACTTTTTTCAAGGGTAATTAACGAGAGTCACGGCCTGATCAGCCATGGCTCTTTTTTAATGCCCGCAACTACAAACAATCAATTTTTTAAATCACAAGGAGGATTTTATTATGGCATTTTTCAACTCAGCAGTAGGCGTACTTCAGACACTCGTTATCGCACTTGGTGCAGGTCTTGGAATTTGGGGTGTTGTAAACCTCATGGAGGGATATGGCAATGACAACCCTGGAGCTAAGTCACAGGGCATGAAGCAGCTCATGGCCGGTGGTGGAGTTGCCCTCATCGGTACTACTCTTGTTCCACTTCTTTCCGGACTTTTCTAATCCGGCCTATCACCAACAAAAAATCAGGAGGGGCAGTGTAACAAGCTGCCCTTCCCTGAGAAAGGAGGCAATCGTTGGAAAGTTTGTTAGAAAAACTGACTGATTGGCTCAAAGACATGCTGGTAGGTGGGATTATGGATAACCTCACATCTACATTTTCAACCTTGAATCAGAAGATTGGAGAAGTAACAGCACAGGTAGCACAGACTCCGGACCAGTTCCAGCCTACGGTTTATAACCTTATCAGGAATCTGTCGGAGAATGTGATTTTACCCATAGCAGGAATCATCCTTACGTTTATTGCCTGCTATGAACTGATACAGCTGGTCATCGCTCACAATAACCTGGCAAACTTTGAAACCTGGATCTTTTTCAAGTGGGTATTCAAGACCTTTGTAGCAGTAACGCTGATTACAAATACCTTTAATATCACCATGGCAGTCTTTGATGTAGCACAACATGTGGTCAGTCAATCAGGATCACTTATTGCCGGAAGTACCGCAGTGGACGGTTCAACTCTGGCAACTATGCAAAGCACTTTGGAAGCAATGGATGTAGGGCCGCTGTTTGGTATATTCCTGCAGTCCTTTGCCGTGAAGTTCTTATTCGAGATTTTATCGATTCTGATCTGGGCTATTGTCTATGGACGAATGATAGAGATCTATTTGACCATCAGCCTTGCTCCGATTCCTTTTGCGACTTTTGGCAATAGAGAACAGAGCATGATTGGACAGAACTACCTTAGATCCCTTTTTGCACTTGGCTTCCAGGGATTCTTAATTATGGTATGCGTAGCAATCTATGCAGCCCTGGTTCAGACAGTTTCATTTTCATCAGATATCATGGGCTCTTTGTGGAATGTCCTTGGTATCACATTACTTCTTGCATTTACCTTGTTTAAGACAGGTTCTATTGCAAGATCTGTATTCCACGCACATTAAGGAGGAAAAGAAATGGCATCTTATATTCCGGTGCCTCGTGATCTCACGAAGGTAAAGAGTAAAGTGGCATTCAACCTCACCAAGCGTCAGCTCATCTGCTTCTGTATAGCTGCAGCTATTGGTGTTCCTACCTTTTTCCTTTTGAAAAAGATCGGAGACTCAACCTTTGCAGCTATGGGCATGATGATTGTAATGATGCCGCTGTTTTTCTTTGCAATGTATGAAAAGAACGGACAGCCGCTTGAGGTATTCTTGCATCACTTTATTCAGGCAACATTTATCAGGCCGAAGATAAGGCCTTACAAAACAGATAATTATTACGCTGCCCTGATGAGGCAGGAGAAAGCAGAGAAGGAGGTAGAAAAAATTGTTTCTGAAAGCGAAAAAAAGAGACATCGCAATGCCGGCAGGGTTATCGAGAGCAGACCAGAAAAGAGTAAGAGCCGTCATCAAAGAAGCTCAGAAAAATGATGGTGTTCCCAGAACAGCTCAGCAGAGCATTCCTTTTGACAGGATGTTTAAGGATGGCATTTGCAGAATAGGCAGCGATTATTATACAAAGACGATTCAGTTTCAGGATATCAATTATCAGCTGGCACAGCAGGAAGATCAGACAGAGATTTTCGAGGAATGGTGCAGCTTCCTGAATTTCTTTGACAGCTCGGTTCACTTTGAACTCAGCTTCATGAACATGGCTACGGATGCTGAGAAGTTTGAAAAGTCCATTGCCATACCACATCAGAATGATGGTTTCAATGAAGTTAGGGATGAGTATACCGGTATGTTAAAGCGTCAGATGGAAGCTGGAAACAATGGTCTAACCAAGACCAAGTATTTATCCTTTGGTATTCATGCAGAGTCCATGAAAGCAGCAAAACCGAGACTTATTCATATCGAGATGGATCTTCTTAACAACTTCAAGAGACTTGGTGTTCAGGCAAATACGCTAAACGGCGCAGAACGCTTAGAGCTGATTCACCAGCAGTTTCATATGGGAGATGATGAGAAGTTCTTCTTCGACTGGAAATGGCTTGTAGGAAGCGGACTTTCAGTAAAGGACTTTGTAGCACCTGCAGGACTCAATTTTAAGAATGGCAGATTATTCCAGATGGGTAATCTGTATGGAGCTATGAGCTTCCTTAGTATCACAGCTTCTGATATCTCAGACAGAATGCTGGCAGACTTCCTTGGTATGGAGTCCAGTCAGATTGTTACAATGCATGTTCAGTCTGTAGATCAGACAGAGGCAATTAAGACGGTAAAACACACCATTACAGAACTTGATCGAAGCAAGATTGAGGAGCAGAAGAAGGCTGTTAGAGCCGGTTACGATATGGATATTATTCCTTCAGACCTCGCTACCTATGGAAAGGATGCGAAGGCTCTCTTAAAGGAGTTACAGAGCCAGAATGAGCGTATGTTTCTTCTGACTTTCCTAGTGCTCAATACCGGTAAGACAGAGCAGGAGCTTGAGAATAATGTCTTTCAGGCAAATTCCATTGCTCAGAAGCATAACTGCAATCTGGTAAGACTTAATTTTCAGCAGGAGCAGGGGCTTATGAGCTCCCTTCCGCTTGCTTACAACGAGATCGAAATCCAGCGTGGAATGACTACAAGCTCCACAGCTATTTTTGTTCCATTTACAACGCAGGAATTATTCCAGGCAGGAGATGAGGCTTTGTACTATGGCTTGAATGCTCTTTCCAATAACCTGATTATGGTGGACAGAAAGAAGCTTAAGAACCCTAACGGTCTTATCCTTGGTACACCTGGTGCCGGTAAATCGTTCTCGGCAAAAAGAGAAATCGCAAATGCGTTTCTTGTTACGGATGATGATGTTATCATCTCAGATCCTGAGTCAGAGTACAGCGCTTTGGTAAAAAGGTTTGGCGGTCAGGTTATTAAGATTAGCCCTACCAGCAGTCAGTACATCAATCCGATGGATATCAATATGAACTATTCCGATGATGATAATCCGATTGCCTTAAAGGCAGATTTTATCCTGTCTTTGTGTGAGCTTATTGTCGGTGGAAAGGAAGGACTTAAGCCTGTTGAGAAGACTGTCATTGACCGTTGTATTCATCAGATTTATCAGCAGTACTTCCTGAATCCTGTGCCTGAGAATATGCCGCTTCTTGAGGACCTTTACAATGCACTCTTGAAGCAGGATGAGCCGGAAGCAAAGAATGTGGCAACAGCCCTTGAAATCTATGTCACAGGTTCTCTGAATGTGTTTAATCACAGAACTAACGTGGATATCACAAACAGACTTGTATGCTATGACATCAAAGACCTCGGAAAGCAGCTGAAGAAAATCGGAATGTTGGTTGTTCAGGATCAGGTCTGGGGCAGAGTTACAGAGAATAGAAGCCAGGGAAAATCCACTAGATACTACATGGATGAGATGCACCTTCTTCTTCGTGAGGAGCAGACAGCAGCTTATACCGTAGAAATCTGGAAGCGTTTTAGAAAGTGGGGCGGTATTCCTACCGGTATCACTCAGAACGTAAAGGACTTACTTGCTTCTAAGGAAGTTGAGAATATCTTTGAAAACTCAGATTTTATCTATATGTTGAATCAGGCAGTAGGAGATCGAGCTATCCTTGCCAAGCAGCTGAATATCAGCCCTCATCAGCTCTCGTATGTAACACATTCGGGAGAAGGTGAAGGGCTTTTATTTTATGGCAATGTCATCCTTCCGTTTGTGGATCGTTTCCCTAAGGATCTGGAACTTTATCGTATCATGACCACCAAGCTTGATGAGGTGGCACAGCCTCAGGAGGAGATGTAAATGAATGAAGATAAGAAGTTTTCGAAGGAAAAGTCACGGAAGAGAACCTCCGGCAAGTACAGACAAAAAAGCCAGGGTGAGAAGCTGAAAAGTGAAACCGCTGCTAAGAAGGCATATGGAAAGAAGTTCCGTCATGGCAAAAAGAACCTTGAGCTTACTGCAGAAGAAAAGAAAAAAATTAAAAAGCTTCAGGTACAGGGGCGGCATAAAATCCGCCGTGAGGTAGCTGAAAACGTATCTGTTCATCGTCAGATTGACAGAACAAATGAAGATCGGAATGTGGGTACAGAGGCTTTGAATAAGACTACAGCGACTGCTGAAAATACCGCAAGAACACTTCATCAGAGCCGGTATTCTAAGAAGCTTCAGAAGGATGTCAAAAAGGGTGCTGAGGAGACCACATCCACAAAGGCAGTTCAAAAGAATTATATGAAAAAGGAATTCCAGAGAGCTGCTTATAAGAAATCACAGAAGGAAGCAGCCAATCAGGTTGGAAGCATATCAAAGAAATTTGTCGATCAGGCAGAAGACTTGGTTGGAAGATTCGCAGAATGGATTCGCGAGAAGATTATGGATAATCCATTAGTAATTATCATGGCACTTGTGATTCTTATTCTGATTTTGATGCTTTCCGGCAGTGCCGGTCTTGCAGGAGGAATGCTTGGTTCCTTTAGTGATACTACAGTAGCTACTTCCTATACAGCGGATGACAATGATATTAAGGCTGTAGAGCAGGATTATAAGAGTAAGGAGTCTGACTTACAGACGCAGGTAAATAATATCCCTACAACGTATCCCGGCTATGATGAGTATCGTTATAACCTGGCTGAAATCAATCATAATCCTTATCAGCTGGCAGCTCTTTTGACAGTACTATATGAGGATTATACGCAGGCAGAAGCGGAAGCTAAGCTTACAGAAATCTTCAATGCACAGTATAAGCTTACGACCAGGGAAGTCATTGAAAAGAAAACCAGAACAGAAAGAAGAACCGGTCATTATACAGATGAGGAGGGACACGTGCATTCCTATATCTATACGGTGGAAGTTGAGTATGACTGGCATGTTCTTGTGACAACTCTTACCAACAACACTATGGATTCTGTTGTAAGAAATATGGGACTGACTGAGGATCAGATGAGCCGTTATGAGCTTCTGTTAGAGACTAGAGGCAACAAGGCTTATCTCTTTGAGGGTGATCCTTATTCCAATCCTGATCCAGGTGAGTATCAGGATTATGATATTCCACCTGAAGCTCTTACAGATACCAGATTCGCCAATATGATTCGTGAGGCAGAAAAGTATCTTGGTTATCCGTATGTGTGGGGAGGAAGCAGTCCTAGTACCAGCTTCGACTGTTCAGGTTTTGTAAGCTACGTCATCAACCACTGTGGTAATGGATGGAGCTATGGTAGACAGACTGCTGATGGACTTCTCAATAACTGCTGTACTAGGGTTTCAAAACAGGATGCAAAACCTGGAGATCTTATTTTCTTCCAGGGAACCTATGATACGGCAGGGGCCAGTCATGTAGGAATCTATGTTGGTAATGGCATGATGATTCATTGCGGCAACCCGATTCAGTACACATCCATCAATACCAACTATTGGCAAAATCATTTTTATACATTTGGAAGAATTAAGAACTAGGAGGAAAACGGCATGTTTGAGAAATTAGATAAGCTTCGTGAAGAAGTCAGGCGCTGTGAAAAGCGTAGAGATGAAGCCAATGAGCGATTAAAAGCAGCTCAGGCAAAATTAAAGGATGCAGAGGCCAGTCAGATTTTGTCTGATGTTGGTGCACTTAAACTTTCTCCGGAAGAGGTGGCAAAGCTTTTACAGCTTGCAGCATCCGGACAGCTTTCTGTTCCAACAGCAGAGAATAAGACGGAACCTACAACTACTGAAGCAACGTCATCCATCTATGGAGATGATGACAGTGATGATAATAAGGAGGAATCAGAGGATGAAGATTACTAAATTAAATAAGCGACTTACTGGAGCTGTGGCATGTGCTGCAGCTCTTTTTATTGGGATGACTCCCATGACAGCTTTTGCGCATACAGGTCCTGAAGCAGAATGTACCTGCGAAACGAAATGCAGTGAAGACTCTGTAAATGAAGATTGCCCTGTATGCAAAGAGGACATTTCTATCTGTCAGGGTGAAGAAAAGCCTGCAGAACCAGAGGAAAAGGAAGATGAGAAGATGGGGCCTCTTACACCGGATGGAAATCTTACTCTGGTAGATGATTATGGTTCGGTAGAAGCCGGTGGCAAGCAGTTTATCACTGTTGTTACCAAGAAAGGGAATTACTTCTATATCATCATTGATCGTGATGATAACGGCACAGAAACCGTTCATTTCTTGAATATGGTGGATGAAGCTGATCTCTTGTCACTAATGGATGAGGATGAGCAGAAAGCGCTTCAGGAATCATTGGAGAGTGCAGAAAAGGAAGATGCTGCTAAGGAGACGATAGAGGAGCCTTCGACTGAACCGGAGCCTGAGGTAAAGGAAGAAAAGAAGAAACCTTCTGTTGGTCCTGCAGCTATTGTGGCACTTATTATTTTCCTCGGTGCAGGTGGATACATGGGCTTTAAGTATTTGAAGGAAAAGAAGCCTAAGAAAGTATCGACATCACCTGATCCTGATGAAGATTACTTAGAGGATGAAGAGGACGATTATCTTGAAGATGCAGAAGAGGAACCTGATGAAGAAGTTCCTGAGGCTGAGGAAGATATATCGGAAGAACCTGATTCTGAAGAGGATGAGTAATTGAATAATTGATTCTAAGGGGCAGTCCATAAGGGCTGCCCTGGTTTGTTTTGGAGGACAAGTTATGGCAAGAAAATCAAGATATATGGGATACGTGGAAGGCTTGGAACAGCTGAAAGCCAAGCATGAGAAGCGCAGAAAAATCGAAATGGAAAAGTCTCTTACCAGGAAACTGAATCAGTACAAGAAGGAGGTGAGGGAGAATGGGTAAAACCACAAATTTTGATCCTGAGAAGGCAGCTGAGCAGCGAAAAGCTGAAATGAAGGATATTACAGAAAAGCTGGAAAAGGGTGTGCAGGATGTCTTTGGTTCAGAGCAGTTTCAAAACCTACTGGATACCATGGCAAAGTTTCCGCATTACTCGGTGAATAACAACATCCTGATTATGATGCAAAAGCCGGATGCGACTCTAGTTCAATCCTATACCGGATGGAAGAAGATGGGACGCTTTGTAAAGAAGGGTGAGAAGGGAATCCGTATCCTTGCTCCGGCTCCTTTTAAGTTGGAAAAAGAACAGGAAAAACTAGATGAGACCGGCAAAGTCATTCTTGATAAAGATGGCGAAGCTGTAAAGGAAAAGGTGGAAATCAATCTTACTGCATTTAAGCCTGTAAGTACTTTTGATATCTCTCAGACAGAAGGTGAACCACTTCCATCCATCGGTGTAGATGAGCTTACCGGAAGTGTGGAAGGATATCAGACATTCTTTGAAGCAATCAAGGCAGCAAGTCCTGTATCTATCGGATTTGAGGATATCAATTCCGGTGCCAAGGGATATTTTCATGTTGAAGATAATCGCATTGCTATCAATAAAGGCATGAGTGAGATTCAGACAATAAAGACTGCAATTCATGAAATGGCTCACGCCAAGCTTCATAATCTGGAAGCCCAGAAAGATAACAAGCAGTCCAAAAACAGTAAAGAGGTTGAAGCGGAGAGTGTTGCCTATACCGTGTGTCAGCATTATGGCATTGATACTTCTGATTACAGTTTCGCCTATGTGGCGACCTGGTCTCAGGGAAAAGAGATGCCTGAGTTAAAAGAATCACTTAATACGATTCGTGAGGCAGCAGCTGATCTCATTACGAAGATTGATGAGAAGGTGCAGGAGCTTACTGCAGAGAAAGAACCTATCAGTTTTTATGTTGCAGAATGTGGTGAGTTTCATTCCATGGGCGAGTTCCATGAGAACCTAACCTTGCAGCAGGTAGTAGATATTTATAAGTCGATTCCGTCTGACAGGATGAATGGTGTAAAGACAATTGGTTTTGTCATCAAAGATGATCAGCTTCTTGCTAATGAATATGATCTGGTTGTTGGCAACAGATTGAATATGCAGGAGATGAAAGATATACTTCCTGATCTGGCAGCACATCCTCTTGTTGTGAAAGCAGCTGATGAAATCACAAAGCTTTTACCTGAACTTAATGGAACTGAAAAAGAAGAATCTGTATCCAAAAAGATTAAGGAAAAGGCGAAGACTGCAAGGTCTAAGAAAGCCAAAACATCAAAGAAGAAGGAGGAAGTTGCTATATGAAGTTAGTGATTGCAGAAAAGCCTTCGGTAGCTCAGTCTCTGGCGAAGGTCATTGGAGCAAATCAAAAGAAAGATGGCTATCTTGAAGGCAATGGTTATATTGTCAGCTGGTGCGTAGGGCATCTGATCGAGCTGGCAAACCCGGAATATTACGATGAGAAATATAAGAAGTGGCGCAAGGAAGATTTACCGATTTTCCCTGCGCCTTTTTCATATCAGGTAACAGCTTCCACGAAAAAGCAGTATCAGGTTTTAAAGGATCTCATGAAGCGTTCTGATGTAGACAGTCTTGTGGAAGCAACCGATGCAGGGCGTGAAGGAGAACTTATCTTTCGTCTTGTTTATAAGCAGGCAGGATGTAAAAAGCCTTTTGAGAGACTTTGGATTTCATCCATGGAAGATAAAGCAATCAAGGAAGGCTTTGAGAATTTGAGCCCAAGTGCTGACTATGATGATCTTTATGAAGCTGCTCTTTGTCGTGAACGTGCGGACTGGCTTGTAGGTATAAATGCTACAAGATTCTTTTCTGCAGTTTATGGTCAGACCTTAAATGTTGGACGTGTTATGACTCCTACACTTGCAATGATTGTAGAGCGTGAAGCTGAGATTAAAGGCTTTAAGCCTGAAAACTTCTATACCGTTCAGATGATGGTTTCCGGTGTTGTTGTTACCTCAAAGCGCTTTAAAACAAAGCAGGAGGCTGAGGAACTTGTAGAGAAAATCAATGCAGCTGATAAGGCGAAAATTTCTAAAATGGAGACCACTACGAAAACTGAGAAGCCACCACTTCTTTATGACCTTACAAGTCTTCAGAGGGATGCCAATAAGTATTATGGCTTTACCGCTCAGCAGACTCTCGACTATACCCAGAGTTTATATGAGAAGAAGCTTGTTACTTATCCAAGAACAGACAGCAGATATCTGACAGATGATATGGATGACAGTACAGCTCGTCTTTGCTGCCTGATGAAAGATAAATACGGTTATACGAAGATGGTTCCTATTTCTACAAAGCAGGTTCTAAACAGCAGAAAAGTATCAGATCACCACGCGATTATTCCTACAGAAAATGTTTCGGATGCTGATTACTCAGAAATCCCATCCGGTGAACAAAAGATTCTTGGTCTTGTAACTGCAAGGCTTCTTTCTTCTGTTGGAGATCCGGCTGAGATTACAGAGTATGCCCTGGAAGTGGAATGTGCCGGTGAAGTTTTTAAGGCAAAGAGTAAGTGCATCACAAGTCCTGGCTGGCATCTATTGGAAGACTGGATCCTTGGAAAAAAGCAGGACGATGAGGAAGAAGACTCTGGTAAAAAAGATGATGGTGGTTCACATGGCATTTTGGAAATCTTGGAAGCGGATGCTTCTCTTTTATCTGAAGGGCGTGAGCTTCCGGCCAGAGATCCTAAGGTAAAGGAAGGAAAGACAACTCCTAAGAAACGTTTTACAGAGGACTCTTTACTTTCTGCTATGGAATCAGCAGGAGCAAAGAAAACACCTGACGAAGTAGAGCGTAAAGGTCTTGGTACTCCTGCAACACGCGCTGGTGTAATTGAAAAGCTGGTTCGTATCGGTTTTGTAGAACGACAGGGAAATAAGAAGACCAAATATCTAGTTCCAACTGATAAGGGAACTTCTCTTATTACTGTCATGCCGGAACAGATTCAGTCGGCATCTATGACAGCTGAGTGGGAGCAGAAACTTCTGGAAGTGGAAAAACAGGATATTGCATCGGAAGACTTTATGGCGGAAATCAAGGATATGATTGTTGATCTGATCGAGACCTATGAGCCTGTAAAGGGTGCAGATAAACTCTTTCCACCTCGTCAGTACAAACAGTATAAAAAGTATCCGAAGAAAGGAGCGTCCAGATGGCAAAGATGAAAAAAATCAGAAAATGGGATGAAGTCACAGGTAATGCAGTAGAGGAACAGATTCCTGAGTCCATTGATCCAATCGAAGATGTGGGAGCTGGCCCATCTATCAGCAGAAATCATATGCGCGGTATCGAAGATATGGTGGAGCAGAATGATAATTCCTTTGATGGAATCATCAATAATGTGCCAGCAGCTCCTGTTCCTAATTTTGCTGAAATCAATGAGAAAGCAGATCAGGAGGATATTATTGCTGATACCAAAGCTTCCGTGATGGAAAAGATAAAAGAGCAGCAGGAAAAAGTGAAGCTGGCTCCAATACCGGAACCTGAGAAGAAGACTCCTGTGATTTGTCCCTGCAGGGAGATGTAATCATGAATAACAGAACGGAGCAGTTTCATTTCTTTGCAACTCCTGAGGAAGCTAAACTGATTCGTGACAGGGAGAAAGAAATCGGCATCTTAAATGAGAGTGCTTATCTTCGCAAAATGGCGATTGATGGTTATCTCATCCAGATGGATTTAAGTGATGTTAAAGAGGCTGTAAGGCTTCTTGGCATCACATCTTCCAATATGAATCAGTATGCAAAGAAAGCAAATGAAACCGGAAGTATCTACAAAGAAGATATCGATGATATCAGACTTCATCAGGAAGAACTTTGGAAAGTGATGAAAGAAATACTAAAGCGCCTGTCTACGATTTAGGGAAGGAGGTGAATGCGTATGGCGGCTACAAGACTTATCACGATGCATCAGAATAAAGGTAAAAGCGTAGCGAAGTCTCTTAGCGACAGAACAGATTATGCCAAGAATGGAGAGAAGACGGACCATGGTCAATATATCAGTTCCTACGCTTGCCAGGCTGAGAGCGTTGATGAAGAATTCATGCTATCAAAAAGAGAATATGAGCGCCTGACAGGAAGACATCCCCGGGGCAATATTATCGCTTATCAGATCAG contains:
- a CDS encoding ArdC family protein, whose translation is MGKTTNFDPEKAAEQRKAEMKDITEKLEKGVQDVFGSEQFQNLLDTMAKFPHYSVNNNILIMMQKPDATLVQSYTGWKKMGRFVKKGEKGIRILAPAPFKLEKEQEKLDETGKVILDKDGEAVKEKVEINLTAFKPVSTFDISQTEGEPLPSIGVDELTGSVEGYQTFFEAIKAASPVSIGFEDINSGAKGYFHVEDNRIAINKGMSEIQTIKTAIHEMAHAKLHNLEAQKDNKQSKNSKEVEAESVAYTVCQHYGIDTSDYSFAYVATWSQGKEMPELKESLNTIREAAADLITKIDEKVQELTAEKEPISFYVAECGEFHSMGEFHENLTLQQVVDIYKSIPSDRMNGVKTIGFVIKDDQLLANEYDLVVGNRLNMQEMKDILPDLAAHPLVVKAADEITKLLPELNGTEKEESVSKKIKEKAKTARSKKAKTSKKKEEVAI
- a CDS encoding DUF4316 domain-containing protein, whose protein sequence is MAKMKKIRKWDEVTGNAVEEQIPESIDPIEDVGAGPSISRNHMRGIEDMVEQNDNSFDGIINNVPAAPVPNFAEINEKADQEDIIADTKASVMEKIKEQQEKVKLAPIPEPEKKTPVICPCREM
- a CDS encoding plasmid mobilization protein; the protein is MNNRTEQFHFFATPEEAKLIRDREKEIGILNESAYLRKMAIDGYLIQMDLSDVKEAVRLLGITSSNMNQYAKKANETGSIYKEDIDDIRLHQEELWKVMKEILKRLSTI
- a CDS encoding DNA topoisomerase 3 — translated: MKLVIAEKPSVAQSLAKVIGANQKKDGYLEGNGYIVSWCVGHLIELANPEYYDEKYKKWRKEDLPIFPAPFSYQVTASTKKQYQVLKDLMKRSDVDSLVEATDAGREGELIFRLVYKQAGCKKPFERLWISSMEDKAIKEGFENLSPSADYDDLYEAALCRERADWLVGINATRFFSAVYGQTLNVGRVMTPTLAMIVEREAEIKGFKPENFYTVQMMVSGVVVTSKRFKTKQEAEELVEKINAADKAKISKMETTTKTEKPPLLYDLTSLQRDANKYYGFTAQQTLDYTQSLYEKKLVTYPRTDSRYLTDDMDDSTARLCCLMKDKYGYTKMVPISTKQVLNSRKVSDHHAIIPTENVSDADYSEIPSGEQKILGLVTARLLSSVGDPAEITEYALEVECAGEVFKAKSKCITSPGWHLLEDWILGKKQDDEEEDSGKKDDGGSHGILEILEADASLLSEGRELPARDPKVKEGKTTPKKRFTEDSLLSAMESAGAKKTPDEVERKGLGTPATRAGVIEKLVRIGFVERQGNKKTKYLVPTDKGTSLITVMPEQIQSASMTAEWEQKLLEVEKQDIASEDFMAEIKDMIVDLIETYEPVKGADKLFPPRQYKQYKKYPKKGASRWQR